The DNA segment tttgatcaaaaatattaataagtttcaaataaaattcaaaaatctctAAATTCACAAAACAAtcttaaaaattctaattttatttcaaGTCTTAgaataaaattaactaaattgTCGATAATCTTAAACTGTGTAATAAAAGTTTAAgttttaaatatcaaatttaatttatttttggaaatagaaaccaaatttatttttgtaccttcaaaattaagtttttctaaacttaatttttttcccATAATTTAGTTACTTTCTTTCcaataacttaaaataaaaagtgggaattttaaagttttttttagagtttagagattttttaaatttcgttttaacttttaatatttttgattaaaataaataaagtttggGTATTAGAATGAGCACAATTCTAAAAGTTTGTAtattaaaatgaacaaaataattaGTTGAAGTATCAAATTGGGTAGCGAAAAAATTTGAGTATtagtaaattttacaaaatctagTTGGTGTATCTTTGTGAAATTTTCCCTTtcctatattttctttaaaagcATCTTTCAGTCACCTACTTTGTATATTTTTCAGATAATACAGTTTTAAGTTGTCACATGGTATAGGTACaatgaatttttttacaaaatctaGTTGGTATGTGCATATTAGGCATATTTAGTTATTCGGTTGGGTTTGgttaagaattttaaaattttcagttttagaaataaatcttatttttttttttttttacgacaaAAGGCTAAGAAACTAAGAAGATTCCTGATCCGAGAGCCACCTCGGAGGAACTGAGtcaacataaaccatagcaGATGGCGAAGTTCTAGCACCTCGTGCCAGCTTGTCCGCCAGAGTATTTTGCGCCCTTGGTATATGCTGGATAGTAAAGTTGAGAAAGAATTCCTTACATCGCAGAAACTCCTCCATGTGTGTAGTGAACGCCGGCCATTCTGTCGGTgtagacaccatcttcaccaattgagaacagtcTGTTGCAAACACCACCTCTGAGATTTGtagggtcttcatgcactccatCGCCCATATCAACGCTTCACATTCAGCATGTAAAGGTGATAGACTCCTGCGAATAGACATTGCACCCATCATAGTATCATTTGATCCATCTTTTCTGTAGACCCATCCCTGCCCTGTATAAAGATCATGTTCCTTCCATGCTCCATCTATATAACACTTGTTAACTCCATGTGGAAAATGGGTCTCTGCAATATGTAGAGATTCACGGTTTATAGGTTCCTTTGTCTGGGCTTCAGCCCACAAAACACCTTCTATTTTCGCCATTCGAAGAATATCAAAAGGGGTTTTTATCTGATTCTTAAAAACTTTAGCGTTTCTattcttccaaatataccacaaTATCCATGGAAAATAATTCAAATCTGGTTCCTTAGGTAACCGCCAGAAAAGATAGTCCATATTTGTGAAAAGTGACGGGGTGGGAAAGACACCTGGGCATGAAGGAATATTAGATAAAGCCCACGTTTGTAGTGCTAATGGACACTCAAACAGAACATGATTAATAGATTCTTCCTCTGCACCACATATTTGACATTTCACATCACATTTTATCCCTCGTGAATGAAGATTCTTGGTTACCGGTAGactacccgaaagtatctgCCAAACAAAATGTTTCAGCTTTGATGAACATTGAAGCTTCCAAGAGTGAGCCAACAGTGGCTTAATATCTGGTCCCAAAACTCTATCATGAGATCCCATATCCGGAAATAATTTATCCGTACGATAACCTGATTTAACTGTATATCGACCATGGTCCGTAAAATGCCATCCATATGAATCTGGTTTTGGGTTACGACTAATAGCTAAACTCCGTATAATATCCACATCGtcctggtgaatatatactttgaGCAAATCCAGATTCCAAGAGAGATCGACTGGATTAATTAAATCCTCCACCTTAAGTAATGGATTCAAATATTGATTCGAACATTTTGGTATTGCTGACCTCGGGCGAGGAGcagggatccaaggatcattccagaCTGAAATGCTTGAACCAGTTCCCACTCTTTTGATTAGCCCTTtattaaccagagatctagctgatGTAATACTTCTCCACCCATATGAGGGAGAATATGATCTGATTGGATCCAAAGGATCAGATTTTCTATAGTATCTTCCTTTAAAAACTCTTGCAAAAAGAGAATCAGGTTTATCGATTAACCTCCATAGTTGTTTTGCTAATAATGccgtattaaaattttgaatatctcTAAAACCAATACCACCGTCCGGTTTATCTTTGCACATTTTATCCCATGCAAACCAATGCATACCTTTTTTATTACCACTACCACCCCACCAAAAATGAGCAACCGTGCTGGTAATTTTTTTCGTAACCGTTTTTGGTAACCGAAAGCAGGACATAACATGAGTTGGCATAGGGGATGCTACTGCTTTAATTAaaacttcctttcctcctttcGTAATGAATCGAATAGTCCAATTATTAATCTTATTATTGACCCTTTCATTAAGATAACCAAATACTTGTGTTTTAGAGCCACCAAGACTTTCGGGAATCCCCAAGTATGTTCCCATACCACCAATTGTAGTAATGCCCAAAACCTGTTGCACCTCTAAACGTGCTACATCCGGTACCTTATGACCAAACTGAATGGAAGACTTCTGAAAGTTAATTTGTTGCCCCGATGCTCTCTCATAGTCTTTCAAAATCTGTATGATAGTCTCACATTCTTGCCTATTAGCTTTGCAAAAAAAgagactatcatccgcaaataaTAAGTGTGTGATTGTCGGACTACCACGCGCGATTTTTAACCCCgtcaataatttattttcttcctttttccGTATATTTGCTATTAATGCCTCAGTacacaaaataaacaaataaggTGATAACGGATCACCTTGACGAAGTCCTCGGTTTGGTATAATATGTCCTTTTGGTTGACCATTAAtcacaattttatattttaccgaCGTAATACAAGACATTATCCGAGATACCCACCTTTGTGCGAAACCCAACTTTAATAGCATCGCCTCAATAAAAGGCCATTCAAGcctatcatatgctttgctcatatctGTTTTTATAGCCAAAAATTTCTCCTTACATGAATTATTCGTTCTTAATCCATGAAACATCTCCTGAGCAATTAATATATTATCGGAGATCAGTCTCCCAGAAACAAAAGCGGATTGTGTTTCTGATACCAATTGTGGTAGTAGCCTCTTCAGCCGTTGGCAAAGCACCTTCGAAATAATCTTATAACCCACATTACATAAACTAATTGGCCTCAATTCCGTCATTCTACTTGGTCGCACTGTCTTTGGGATGAGGCAAATATTGGTCATATTCATCCTCTCCTCCAAATATCCAGTCCTAAAAAATTCGTTAACCATATTTGTGATATCTGATCTAATAATCGACCAGGATTGTTGGAAAAATAAAGCTGTCATTCCATCCGGTCCTGGAGCTTTTTCAGGATGCATCATGAATAAAGCTGATTTCACTTCCTCCTCTGATGCCCAAGAGGTCAAAGACCTGTTTTGATCCTCTGTAATCAAAGTAGGCACCTCACTTAGAAAATCTTCATAGCCCGAAGGTGATGTCGTTGTGAACAAGTCATTAAAGTAATCTATCGCAACACCTTCTACCTCAGATTCTGATGTTACCCAATTACCACCACTATTGTGCAAACccacaattttattttgtattcgtCTCTGCTTAGTTAGGGCGTGATAGAATTTTGTATTTCTATCCCCTTTTGCATGCCAAGTCGTTCGACTTTTTTGTTCCCAGTATAATTCTTCATCCCTATAAGCTTCTTTTAACTTCCTAGAAACTTCTAGCACCTCCTCATATGTCTTGGTATTATCACACTGAATGTCCTCCAAAGCCTTCTGAAGAGAATTAATCTTTTCCTTCCCATATggtggattatttttcctccaAACCGAAATTTCATGTCTACAGTTGATAATTCTATCTACCACTCCCGAATTATGACTTGGCCTTCCTGTAGACCAACCTCTCGAAATGGAATCCATAAGACCATCCATACCaatccatctcttatcaaacCGAAATTGCCTTCTCGTTCTTACTTGTTTCTCATCTAAATTCGTCACAATAGGCCTATGATCCGAGCCTACCATTCCCAAATACTCGACAAATGCGGACGGGAATAGGGTGTGCCATTCCACGTTCCCTAAAGCCCGATCTAATCTACATTTTACCGTTTGTTTGTTCCTCGTCCCACTCCATGACATAGTATTTCCCACAGCAGGAAATTCCAAAAAACCACAATTGtcaatcatattattaaaatcgACAAAAGTGGACGTGTGTCGTAACACCCCCCCTTCCTTCTCATGATTACCTCTTATTTCATTTAGATCCCCAATAATAAACCATGGGTccactctatttatcccaattcgagtaagacgttcccaaacgTGGTCTCGAAGACCCTGAACGGGGTCCCcatatacaaaagaaataaaaattgtttttcctTTATATGTGGTTTCAATATCTATTATTCTATTACTTGAATAAATAATAGACACCGGTGAATCGTGATCATAATAAAGAGCCAGTCCTCCACTTCTCCCAATAGGATCCACCGTATGTAGGTGTTTATACCCaaaatgaaattgaaaattctgAACAAAATCAAACTGTTGTTTTGTTTCTGATAAGAAAAGAAACGCCGGTTTATGTTTATGCCATATATCCCTCAGATAACTAATTGTATAATTGCTCCCCATTCCTCTACAATtccaactcaatattttcatatccaagtccttatattattttttaataaatttttaaaaaccttaCTCACGATAACTGTATCCATTACAAGAAATCGTGTCCATGTACGATGATCTTTCATAACTAAATCCCACGTACATCCCCCTTTTTCCTTTTGTGTAATCATTTGATGaattttgtgtttaaaaaacaagaaaataaagccTTTGTAGATCCATAATACACGTCCCTTCCAAACCAATTAATTAAAGGATAAGTCATACAACCAGTTTCATCAGCCACTTGCTTTATTAACAATTGTGATCCACGAAAATCTAAATCCAAAActccagctccaccagtctCCCAGTCCCTCAAAAACAAAGAATTGATAAACTCACCGAAACCATTAAAAGAATAGAACTTATATTCATGAAAATAAAAACCTGTCCAAAAGATTAACACATTATCATCAATAAGCAAAAGATTTGTATCATCGCCTTGACTTATACAACTGAACCAGAGAGATAAACTAATCTCAACACTGAAGCTCCTATTTACTTCAACCCGATACTTACTACCTGCATGTTCGTGACGTCCGCAACACAGCCAGTAACGGTCCCCAGCATGACAACGTGACCAAATCATATACATTTTCCAACTGGAAAACCAAACATTAAAGCCACTCTTCCAACTTCTTTCCTTACACAACTTTGCATACAAATTGTACCGCTTTGAGCCCAAGTCACAAGCCACAACCTGACTGTCCATTCCTGTAATAGCATCCAACAAACTTATAACTGGACTAGACCAGTAACCATTCCAGAACAGCATCCACATCGTTAACCATTTCCACAAACCATAAAAACAACTATACGAACACCTATAGACCAGTTCCAAGCTACTCCGATACCCTATTGACCTCATAACCACAGTAAAAATACATACTTCCAAATGAAACCTTATACTCCAACATAGACGAAGAAAATTAAAACGGGAACCAACTCCTTTATTCCAACTCCCTGACTTTATCAGAGACAACTTAAACCAAGagaacaaaatataataaaccaGAAACTTCATATCAAAAGCCCTACACTTATTCATAacttaattgaaaaaaaaccaAGGAAATTAATCCTGGTCTGGTTTCGGCTTAATCAAAGCCTTCCTGGTGGGGACTTGACCCTTGTCTCCCGCCTTACTGCCTTGTTTTGCCATTGCCTTCTTCCGTGGAGACACGAGACTCTGAACCAATCTTTTCTTCGCGTTTCCTCCCATGGCAGCAGCAGTGATCttcccattcttcttctttgggaCCTGATGCTCTTTCTCTCCTACTAAGTCTTCACTTTCAGCAACCGGAGAAGCTTCCACAACATCCATGGAGTTTAAATCACCAGACGCCTCTCGCTCAGAACTCACATCGTCCACACCATCCTCCATCATCTCATACTCCAAATGCCCATCTTCCTCATCCAGGCCTGCTACCATCTCCGACGACACCACCTCTTCCTTGTTTCCCATCTCCAGCACCTGCATTCCTTCCTGCTCCGCATTTGAACACTCCACAAAATTATTTCCCTCCATACCTTCCGTCTCTGCCGTAGCCACCTCCTTAGAGAATCCCGACTTCTCCATAACTTCTTCCCTCCTCTGAACCGTTTCTACAGGATCCCCACCTGATGTTACAGCAAGTCCCTCCTCATGACCTTCGCTCTCAAACAGTAAAGCTTTACGGGCCTTAGACTCTGAAACCTCCCCCTTTGCCCCACTCTTGAAAGCCTCAAGCATTAATTTTTGTTGAGTATCCAGATGGCCTCCCACCTCCTGGTTCCTCAACCCATTGATACCACTCGTTGCCATAACATAGCTATCATTCAGCTCGTGAGGTGGAAGATATCCAGCCTGTCTAACATACCTCGCCGTTGGTCTCCCATTTTCTCTATACCTTCTCCCTGGCCCCGATTTGGCTACCCCCCCTTGTCTTCCTCCCTCATAAGCAATGCCTTTCCCTTTCACATCCTGCTTTCCCGCCCCCTGCTGGTTTTGCCTCCTACTCTCTCCACCAGAAGTGTTCTCCGTATGTTGAGACTCCACTGCCCCCTTATAGCTTAACGCTTTCCCTCCTTGATCCGGCTTGTCAGATGGACCAACATCACCATCCTCCGTTGCGTCTTTCGTGGTAGGACACCTTGATTGGTCGTGTCTCAAGCTCGAGCACGTCCTGCAGAAGCCATGAAGACGATCGTAGCGCAACGCAATCACTGTCTCCTCCCCACTATGAAACTCCACAGTGATAGAAAATACCAGCGGCTTAAACGCatccaaaatcacccgaatctTCCCATCATTAATATCAATCGCATCATCTCCACGAACCTCCCCCAACGCATCACCAATACTCTTGAAAGTCGGTTCCGCCCAAAAGTGTAAAGGAACTCCAATAGCCCTCACCCAAAAAGTAATCTTCGAAGGATAATTATCCTCCACCACAGGTTCCCATCTCACCACAGACAACATCCAGTTATCAAAATGAAAAGGCCCCTTCTTAAGCACTTCAATGATATCCTCCTCTTCCTGAAAATCAAACTGGAATCTTCCAAGACCCAAGTCTGCGCCCACCACCCTCTCTTCAACATTCCAGATTCGTGGGAGATGATACAGCAATCCATTCATCTCCTGCTTCGGCGGATTCATGCACCGGCCAATCAGAGTCTTTGAATACCCCGTAATAAGCGTGGAGTTGTCAAACTTCGGGATCGAAATCTTCAAACCCCCACTTGGCGCCTGCTTCTTCTGGCCCCCAGACTTCACAAGCCATTGTCCTTGAGACATGATTCTCCTCACACAACCAGAGAAAAAACAAGAGTATAAAGATATATAAGTCAAGAGTGAACAGAGAATATGACTTAACAAAAGCTCGTAAGGTGTTCTATATATACACAACCAGCAAGCAATATTTCTATCAATCATAAACTGTAAATGCCCCAAAATATCATTTGCAATCCATTTTGATATCAAAAAATCAATCTTCAGCCAAATTGAGCATCTATTAAAACCGAAGAGATCCACCGAAATTATTTTGTATCCATAATCCACCCTAACACTCAATCGAAAAGATTGATCAGTAACTTTGGAAATTCCACCAAATCCATAGAAATCACGATCTTCTAAGATACTCCCAAATCTCCCTTTTACATACATCCACATCCCGTATTTCCTATTACCAAACTCATATGAGAAaggaaaaatattaattcgcTGAAAGTCTACCCAAAAATAATTGTACAGAAACCACAAAATTACCATAACGACGAGATCCCCGAATTCCTTTTTTCCTGCCAGCAGATCCCAATAAGATAGAAGTTTTTCGCTAGCCAGCCTAAAATCATTCAAATTCCAAATTGGAATTTCCTTACGATCCCCATATCTCCAGATTATTTGAAAACCCCAAGATTCCCCCAGATTCAAATCGCCATATACCGTCGCATTGAGAATCAAACCGATCCCCCTCTCCTGATGATAACCCTTCCTCCGATCttccaaaatcaaaagaaaaaattgaaactgACACAGATTCATCTTCTATTGGCAATCGCCATTTTTGTCGCCGTTTCTCTcgttaaatgtttttttttataaaaaaatttatcttatgACTTAGAAATAAATCTTATTTGTAATCAAATTATATTTAGTTCAGCTTGGTTCtagttttctatttttcatttacagattttagaaaatatatctcatttgaaattaatttatattttcctttagttgttaaacaaaaaagaaaaaaaaattatacttcgATTAAAAATTATAGACTTACATATTTTCTAGatgtattttaaaacattaatttgaatatattttggtCAATTCAGTTTAATCCCGTTCAAAATCAAatcattttagatttaaaagaaCGGGTTCGTGAATTTTGCCTCGTGAATTTTGCCTAGTCTTACTCGCCATATAGAAAGTAGAATTGAAATATTGATATAAATAGATTACCTAAAAATATGCAAACAATGTCACAATATTATCATCGTACAAAGATAAGCAAATCCATTTTTGATGAATTTAGCCTCGAGCAGAagtgttttggtgttttgaaatGCATGATTAAAGGCTAGTATTTGATGATGAGTGATGACTAACAGCCAACAGGGGGACCACCACAAGGAATCCTATCAAGTGTACTTGTCCGACGTAGAATCCGTGGGACCCATTTGATTGCCGTAATCATCGGAGCATGTAAACCGGCGAACTGAAAAGTTAAAAGTGGCTGTTAATCACTAATAAGCTCACACCTAAAGACAAACTAATGTTTCATAGTTTAATGTTTCTTGAAATGCGAAGACAAATTGATAAAAGATAAATTCTCGAGCCGCATGCGCCAAACATTAATACCAATATCTATGTTTCGTGGTCGTGGCTCTTTTATTTTATGTGAGACTAAAAGCAAAATGGTTTTTTCATCCAAAAATGCTTGCTGAAGATGTTGTGGTCCTTGTGGAGCCGACTGTAGTCTTAGTAACAGTACGATCGTATAAAAAAAATGGAGTGTGTTATAAAAAAACAGGTCAAATGGTTGTACCAATACGACATTAGACGTTCATAGAATTATGATGATTATCTCTACTAAACGTTAGAGCTAGTTAAGAGTTTCTAGAGTTAAATGGTTCTATATTGTAGTGGGTGAGAACCCATATTGTTTAATAGGAACGTGTATTGCATAATGTAAGTAGTGAGCTCGTGAG comes from the Brassica napus cultivar Da-Ae chromosome A7, Da-Ae, whole genome shotgun sequence genome and includes:
- the LOC125576556 gene encoding uncharacterized protein LOC125576556, producing the protein MKILSWNCRGMGSNYTISYLRDIWHKHKPAFLFLSETKQQFDFVQNFQFHFGYKHLHTVDPIGRSGGLALYYDHDSPVSIIYSSNRIIDIETTYKGKTIFISFVYGDPVQGLRDHVWERLTRIGINRVDPWFIIGDLNEIRGNHEKEGGVLRHTSTFVDFNNMIDNCGFLEFPAVGNTMSWSGTRNKQTVKCRLDRALGNVEWHTLFPSAFVEYLGMVGSDHRPIVTNLDEKQVRTRRQFRFDKRWIGMDGLMDSISRGWSTGRPSHNSGVVDRIINCRHEISVWRKNNPPYGKEKINSLQKALEDIQCDNTKTYEEVLEVSRKLKEAYRDEELYWEQKSRTTWHAKGDRNTKFYHALTKQRRIQNKIVGLHNSGGNWVTSESEVEGVAIDYFNDLFTTTSPSGYEDFLSEVPTLITEDQNRSLTSWASEEEVKSALFMMHPEKAPGPDGMTALFFQQSWSIIRSDITNMVNEFFRTGYLEERMNMTNICLIPKTVRPSRMTELRPISLCNVGYKIISKVLCQRLKRLLPQLVSETQSAFVSGRLISDNILIAQEMFHGLRTNNSCKEKFLAIKTDMSKAYDRLEWPFIEAMLLKLGFAQRWVSRIMSCITSVKYKIVINGQPKGHIIPNRGLRQGDPLSPYLFILCTEALIANIRKKEENKLLTGLKIARGSPTITHLLFADDSLFFCKANRQECETIIQILKDYERASGQQINFQKSSIQFGHKVPDVARLEVQQVLGITTIGGMGTYLGIPESLGGSKTQVFGYLNERVNNKINNWTIRFITKGGKEVLIKAVASPMPTHVMSCFRLPKTVTKKITSTVAHFWWGGSGNKKGMHWFAWDKMCKDKPDGGIGFRDIQNFNTALLAKQLWRLIDKPDSLFARVFKGRYYRKSDPLDPIRSYSPSYGWRSITSARSLVNKGLIKRVGTGSSISVWNDPWIPAPRPRSAIPKCSNQYLNPLLKVEDLINPVDLSWNLDLLKVYIHQDDVDIIRSLAISRNPKPDSYGWHFTDHGRYTVKSGYRTDKLFPDMGSHDRVLGPDIKPLLAHSWKLQCSSKLKHFVWQILSGSLPVTKNLHSRGIKCDVKCQICGAEEESINHVLFECPLALQTWALSNIPSCPGVFPTPSLFTNMDYLFWRLPKEPDLNYFPWILWYIWKNRNAKVFKNQIKTPFDILRMAKIEGVLWAEAQTKEPINRESLHIAETHFPHGVNKCYIDGAWKEHDLYTGQGWVYRKDGSNDTMMGAMSIRRSLSPLHAECEALIWAMECMKTLQISEVVFATDCSQLVKMVSTPTEWPAFTTHMEEFLRCKEFFLNFTIQHIPRAQNTLADKLARGARTSPSAMVYVDSVPPRWLSDQESS
- the LOC106442617 gene encoding uncharacterized protein LOC106442617, whose protein sequence is MSQGQWLVKSGGQKKQAPSGGLKISIPKFDNSTLITGYSKTLIGRCMNPPKQEMNGLLYHLPRIWNVEERVVGADLGLGRFQFDFQEEEDIIEVLKKGPFHFDNWMLSVVRWEPVVEDNYPSKITFWVRAIGVPLHFWAEPTFKSIGDALGEVRGDDAIDINDGKIRVILDAFKPLVFSITVEFHSGEETVIALRYDRLHGFCRTCSSLRHDQSRCPTTKDATEDGDVGPSDKPDQGGKALSYKGAVESQHTENTSGGESRRQNQQGAGKQDVKGKGIAYEGGRQGGVAKSGPGRRYRENGRPTARYVRQAGYLPPHELNDSYVMATSGINGLRNQEVGGHLDTQQKLMLEAFKSGAKGEVSESKARKALLFESEGHEEGLAVTSGGDPVETVQRREEVMEKSGFSKEVATAETEGMEGNNFVECSNAEQEGMQVLEMGNKEEVVSSEMVAGLDEEDGHLEYEMMEDGVDDVSSEREASGDLNSMDVVEASPVAESEDLVGEKEHQVPKKKNGKITAAAMGGNAKKRLVQSLVSPRKKAMAKQGSKAGDKGQVPTRKALIKPKPDQD